Proteins encoded together in one Pongo abelii isolate AG06213 chromosome 8, NHGRI_mPonAbe1-v2.0_pri, whole genome shotgun sequence window:
- the MKI67 gene encoding proliferation marker protein Ki-67 isoform X1, with translation MGPTRRLVTIKRSGVDGPHFPLSLSTCMFGRGIECDIRIQLPVVSKQHCKIEINEQEAILHNFSSTNPTQVNGSVIDEPVRLKHGDVITIIDRSFRYENESLHNGRKSTEFPRKIREQEPARRVSRSSFSSDPDEKAQDSKAYSKITEGKVSGSPQVHIKNVKEDSTADDSKDSVAQGTPNVHSSEHAGRNSRNTADPISGGFKEISRVKLVSHYGELKSVPTTQCLDNSKKNESPFRKLYESMKKELDVKSQKENVLQYRRKSGLQTDYATEKESADGLPGETQLLVSCKSRLKSGGSSHAMAEPASPEQELDQNKGKGRDVESVQTPSKAVGASFPFYEPAKMKTPVQYSQQQNSPQKHKNKDLYTAGRRESVNLGKSEGFKASDKTLTPRKLSTRNQTPAKVEDAADSATKPENLSSKTRGSIPTDVEVLPTETEIHNEPFLTLWLTQVERKIQKDTLNKPEKLGTTAGQMCSDLPGLSSVDINNFGDSINESEGIPLKRRRVSFGGHLRPELFDENLPPNTPLKRGEAPTKRKSLVAHTPPVLKKIIKEQPQPSGKQESTSEIHVEVKAKSLVISPPAPSPRRTPVASDQRRTSCKAAPACSSKSETEVPRRGGRKSGNLPSKRVSISRSQHDILQMICSKRRSGASEANLIVAKSWADVVKLGAKQTQTKVIKHGPQRSMNKRRRRPATPKKPVGEVHSQFSTGHANSPCTIIIGKAHTEKVHVPARPYRMLNNFVSNQKMDFKEDLSGIAEMFKTPVKEQPQLTSTCHVAVSNSENLLGKQFQGTNSGEEPLLPTSESFGGNVFFSAQNAAKQPSDKCSASPPLRRQCIRENGNIAKTPRNTYKITSVETKTSDTETEPSKIVSSANKSRRSTEFRNIQKPPVESKSEETNTDIVERILKRGQKATLLQQRREGEMKEIERPFETYKENIDLKENDEKLKAMKRSRRTWGQKCEPMSDLTDLKILPDTELTKDPARGQDLLQTQDHAKAPKSEKGKITKMPCQSLQPEPINTPTHIKQRLKASLGKAGVKEELLAVGKLTQTSGETTHTHREPAGDGKSIRTFKESPKQILDPAARVTGMKKWPRTPKEEAQSLEDLAGFKELFQTPGPAEESMTDEKATKIACKSPPPESVDNPTSTKQRPKRSLRKADVEEEFLALRKLTPSAGEAMHTPKPAGGDEKDMKAFMGTPVQKLDLAGTLPGSKRQLQTPKEKAQALEDLAGFKELFQTPGHTKELVAAGKTTKIPCKSPQPDPVDTPTSTKQRPKRSIRKADVEGELLAFRKLTPSAGKAMHTPTPSVGEEKDINTFVGTPVQKLDLTENLTGSKRWPQTPKEKAQALEDLTGFKELFQTPGHTEEGHAGKTTKMPCKSSPPESADTPTSTRRQPKTPLGERDVQKELSALKKLTQTSGETIHTDKVPGGEDKSISVFRETAKQKLDPAASITGSKRQPKTKEKTQPLEDLAGLKELFQTPICTEKPTTHEKTTKIACISQTDPVDTPTSSKPKSKRSLRKVDVEEEFLALRKRTPSAGKAMHTPKPAVSGEKNIYAFMGTPVQKLDVPENLTGSKRRLQTPKEKAQALEDLAGFKELFQTPGHTEESITNDKTAKVACKSSQPDPDKNPASSKRRLKTSLGKVGVKEELLAVGKLTQTSGETTHTHTQPTGDGKSMEAFTESPKQILDSAASLTGSKRQPRTPKGKSEVPEDLAGFNELFQTPSHTRESMTNEKTTKISYRASQPDPVDTPTSSKPQPKRSLRKADTEEEFLAFRKRTPSAGKAMHTPKPAVGEEKDINTLMGTPVQKLDLPGNLPGSKRQLQTRKEKAQALEDLTGFRELFQTPCTDNPKTDEKTTKILCKSPQSDPVDTPISTKQRPKRSLKKADTEEEFLALRKLTPSAGKAMHTPKAAVGEEKDINTFVGTPVQKLDLLGNLPGSKRRPQTPKEKAKALEDLAGFKELFQTPGHTEESMTDDKITEVSCKSPQPDPVKTPTSSKRRLKTSLGKVGVKEEVLPVGKLTQTSGKTTQTHRETAGDGKSIKAFKESAKQMPDPANCGTGMKRWPRTPKEEAQSLEDLAGFKELFQTPDHTEESTTDDKTTKIACKSPPPESMDTPTSTRRRPKTPLGKGDIVEELSALKKLTQTTHTDKVPGGEDKGINVFRETAKQKLDPAASVTGSKRQPRTPKGKAQPLEDLAGLKELFQTPICTDKPTTHEKTTKMACRSPQPDPVDTPTIFKPQSKRSLRKADVEEEVLALRKRTPSVGKAMDTPKLAGGDEKNTKASMGTPVQKLDLPGNLPGSKRRPQTPKEKAQPLEDLTGFKELFQTPGTDKPTTDEKTTKIACKSPQPDPVGTPASTKQQPKRSLRKADVEEEFLALRKRTPSAGKAMDTPKPSVSDEKDTNTFVETPVQKLDLLGNLPGSKRQPQTCKEKAEALEDLAGFKELFQTPGHTEESMTDDKITEVACKSPQPESFKTSRSSKQRLKISVVKVDMKEEPLAVSKLTRTSGETTQKHTESTGDSKSIKAFKESPKQILDPAASVTGSRRQLRTRKEKARALEDLVDFKELFSAPGHTEESMTVDKNTKIPCKSPPPELTDTATSTKRCPKTRLRKEVKENLSAVERLTQTSGQSTHTHKEPASGDEDIKVFKQRAKKKPNPVEEEPSRRKPRAPKEKAQPLEDLAGFKELSETSGHTRESLTAGKATKIPCKSPPLEVDTTASTKRHLRTRVQKVQVKEEPSAVKFTQTSGETMDADKEPAGEDKGIKALKESAKQTPAPVASVTGSRRRPRAPRENAQAIEDLAGFKDPAPGHTEESMTDDKTTKIPCKSSPELEDTATSSKRRPRTRAQKVEVKEELLAVGKLTQTSGETMHTDEEPVGEGKGMKAFKQPAKQKLDAEDVIDSRRRPRAPKEKAQPLEVLASFQELSQTPGHTEELANGAADSFTSAPKQTPDSGKPLKISRRVIRAPKVEPMGDLVSTRDPVKSQSKSNTSLPALPFKRGGGKDGSVMGTKRLRCMPAPEEIVEELPASKKQRAAPRARGKSPEPVVIMKRSLRTSAKRIEPAEELNSNNMKTNKEEHKLQDVVPENKGISLRSRRQNKTDVEQQVTEVFVVAERIEINRNEKKPMKTSPEMDIQNPDDGARKPIPRDKVSENKRCLRSVRQNESSQPKVAEESRGQKSVRVLMQNQEGKGEAGNSDSMCLRSRKTKSQSAASTSESESAHRVTRSVKRCAENPKKAEDNVCIKKIRTRSHRDSEDI, from the exons ATGGGGCCCACGAGACGCCTGGTTACTATCAAAAGGAGCGGGGTCGACGGTCCCCACTTTCCCCTGAGCCTCAGCACCTGCATGTTTGGAAG GGGTATTGAATGTGACATCCGTATCCAGCTTCCTGTTGTGTCCAAACAACATTGCAAAATTGAAATCAatgagcaggag GCAATATTACATAATTTCAGTTCCACAAATCCAACACAAGTAAATGGCTCTGTTATTGATGAGCCTGTACGGCTAAAACATGGAGATGTAATAACTATTATTGATCGTTCTTTCAG GTATGAAAATGAAAGTCTTCATAATGGAAGGAAGTCAACTGAATTTCCAAGAAAAATACGTGAACAG GAGCCAGCACGTCGTGTCTCAAGATCTAGTTTCTCTTCTGACCCTG ATGAGAAAGCTCAAGATTCCAAGGCCTATTCAAAAATCACTGAAGGAAAAGTTTCAGGAAGTCCTCAGGTACATATCAAGAATGTCAAAGAAGACAGTACCGCAGATGACTCAAAAGACAGTGTTGCTCAGGGAACACCTAATGTTCATTCCTCAGAACATGCTGGACGTAATAGCAGAAATACAGCTGATCCCATTTCTGGGGGTTTTAAAGAAATTTCCAGGGTTAAATTAGTGAGCCATTATGGCGAATTGAAGTCTGTTCCCACTACACAATGTCTtgacaatagcaaaaaaaatgaatctcCCTTTAGGAAGCTTTATGAGTCAATGAAGAAGGAGTTGGATgtaaaatcacaaaaagaaaatgttctacaGTATCGTAGAAAATCTGGATTACAAACTGATTAcgcaacagaaaaagaaagtgctGATGGTTTACCGGGGGAGACCCAACTGTTGGTCTCGTGTAAGTCAAGACTGAAATCTGGTGGAAGCAGCCACGCTATGGCAGAGCCTGCATCACCTGAACAAGAGCTTGACCAGAACAAGGGGAAAGGAAGAGATGTGGAGTCTGTTCAGACTCCCAGCAAGGCTGTGGGCGCCAGCTTTCCTTTCTATGAGCCGGCTAAAATGAAGACCCCTGTACAATATTCACAGCAACAAAATTCTCCACAAAAACATAAGAACAAAGACCTGTATACTGCTGGTAGAAGAGAATCTGTGAATCTGGGTAAAAGTGAAGGCTTCAAGGCTAGTGATAAAACTCTTACTCCCAGGAAGCTTTCAACTAGAAATCAAACACCAGCTAAAGTTGAAGATGCAGCTGACTCTGCCACTAAGCCAGAAAATCTCTCTTCCAAAACCAGAGGAAGTATTCCTACAGATGTGGAAGTTCTGCCTACAGAAACCGAAATTCACAATGAGCCATTTTTAACTCTGTGGCTCACTCAAGTTGAAAGGAAGATCCAAAAGGATACCCTCAACAAGCCTGAGAAATTGGGCACTACAGCTGGACAGATGTGCTCTGACTTACCTGGTCTTAGTTCAGTTGATATCAACAACTTTGGTGATTCCATTA ATGAGAGTGAGGGAATACCTTTGAAAAGAAGGCGTGTGTCCTTTGGTGGGCACCTAAGACCTGAATTATTTGATGAAAACTTGCCTCCTAATACACCTCTCAAAAGGGGAGAAGCCCCAACCAAAAGAAAGTCTCTGGTAGCGCACACTCCACCTGTCCTGAAGAAAATCATCAAG GAACAGCCTCAACCATCAGGAAAACAAGAGTCAACTTCAGAAATCCATGTGGAAGTGAAGGCAAAAAGCTTGGTTATAAGCCCTCCAGCTCCTAGTCCTAGGAGAACTCCAGTTGCCAGTGATCAACGTCGTACGTCCTGCAAAGCAGCCCCTGCTTGCAGCAGCAAATCTGAGACAGAGGTTCCCAGGAGAGGTGGGAGAAAGAGTGGCAACCTGCCTTCAAAGAGAGTGTCTATCAGCCGAAGTCAACAtgatattttacagatgatatgTTCCAAAAGAAGAAGTGGTGCTTCGGAAGCCAATCTGATTG TTGCAAAATCGTGGGCAGATGTAGTAAAACTTGgtgcaaaacaaacacaaactaaAGTCATAAAACATGGTCCTCAAAGGTCAATGAACAAAAGGCGAAGAAGACCTGCTACTCCAAAG AAGCCTGTGGGCGAAGTTCACAGTCAATTTAGTACAGGCCATGCAAACTCTCCTTGTACCATAATAATAGGGAAAGCTCATACTGAAAAAGTACATGTACCTGCTCGACCCTACAGAATGCTCAACAACTTCGTTTCCAACCAAAAAATGGACTTTAAGGAAGATCTTTCAG GAATAGCTGAAATGTTCAAGACCCCAGTGAAGGAGCAACCACAGTTGACAAGCACGTGTCACGTCGCTGTTTCAAATTCAGAGAATTTGCTTGGAAAACAGTTTCAGGGAACTAATTCAGGAGAAGAACCTCTGCTCCCCACCTCAGAGAGTTTTG gaGGAAATGTGTTCTTCAGTGCACAGAATGCAGCAAAACAGCCATCTGATAAATGCTCTGCAAGCCCTCCCTTAAGACGGCAGTGTATtagagaaaatggaaacataGCAAAAACGCCCAGGAACACCTACAAAATTACTTCCGTGGAGACAAAAACTTCAGATACTGAGACAGAGCCTTCAAAAATAGTATCCAGTGCAAACAAGTCAAGAAGGTCTACAGAGTTCAGGAATATACAGAAGCCACCTGTGGAAAGTAAGAGTGAAGAAACAAATACAGACATTGTTGAGCGCATCCTAAAAAGAGGTCAGAAGGCAACACTGCTACaacaaaggagagaaggagagatgaAGGAAATAGAAAGACCTTTTGAGACATATAAGGAAAATATTGacttaaaagaaaatgatgaaaagttgaaagcaatgAAGAGATCAAGAAGAACTTGGGGGCAGAAATGTGAACCAATGTCTGACCTGACAGACCTCAAGATCTTGCCTGATACAGAACTCACGAAAGACCCGGCACGTGGCCAGGATCTCCTCCaaacccaagatcatgccaaggCACCAAAGAGTGAGAAGGGCAAAATCACTAAAATGCCCTGCCAGTCATTACAACCAGAACCAATAAACACCCCAACACACATAAAACAACGGCTGAAGGCATCCCTGGGGAAAGCGGGTGTGAAAGAAGAGCTCCTAGCAGTCGGCAAGCTCACACAGACGTCAGGGGAAACCACGCACACGCACCGAGAGCCAGCAGGAGATGGCAAGAGCATCAGAACGTTTAAGGAGTCTCCAAAGCAGATCCTGGACCCAGCAGCCCGTGTAACTGGAATGAAGAAGTGGCCAAGAACGCCTAAGGAAGAGGCCCAATCACTAGAAGACCTGGCTGGCTTCAAAGAGCTCTTCCAGACACCAGGTCCCGCTGAGGAATCAATGACTGATGAGAAAGCTACCAAAATAGCCTGCAAATCTCCACCACCAGAATCAGTGGATAATCCAACAAGCACAAAGCAACGGCCTAAGAGAAGTCTCAGGAAAGCAGACGTAGAGGAAGAATTCTTAGCACTCAGGAAACTAACACCATCAGCAGGGGAAGCCATGCACACGCCCAAACCAGCAGGAGGTGATGAGAAAGACATGAAAGCATTTATGGGAACTCCAGTGCAGAAACTGGACCTGGCAGGAACTTTACCTGGCAGCAAAAGACAGCTACAAACTCCTAAGGAAAAGGCCCAGGCTCTAGAAGACCTGGCTGGCTTTAAAGAGCTCTTCCAGACTCCTGGTCACACCAAGGAATTAGTGGCTGCTGGTAAAACCACTAAAATACCCTGCAAATCTCCACAGCCAGACCCAGTGGACACCCCAACAAGCACAAAGCAACGACCCAAGAGAAGTATCAGGAAAGCAGATGTAGAGGGAGAACTCTTAGCATTCAGGAAACTAACGCCATCAGCAGGCAAAGCTATGCACACGCCTACACCATCAGTAGGTGAAGAGAAAGACATCAACACATTTGTGGGAACTCCAGTGCAGAAACTGGACCTGACAGAGAACTTAACTGGCAGCAAGAGATGGCCACAAACTCCTAAGGAAAAAGCCCAGGCTCTGGAAGACCTGACTGGCTTTAAAGAGCTCTTCCAGACCCCTGGTCATACTGAGGAAGGTCATGCTGGCAAAACTACTAAAATGCCCTGCAAATCTTCTCCACCAGAATCAGCAGACACCCCAACAAGCACAAGAAGGCAGCCCAAGACACCTTTGGGGGAAAGGGATGTACAGAAAGAGCTCTCAGCCCTGAAGAAGCTCACACAGACATCAGGGGAAACCATACACACAGATAAAGTACCAGGAGGTGAGGATAAAAGCATCAGCGTGTTTAGGGAAACTGCAAAGCAGAAACTGGACCCAGCAGCAAGTATAACTGGCAGCAAGAGGCAGCCAAAAACTAAGGAAAAGACCCAACCCCTAGAAGACCTGGCCGGCTTGAAAGAGCTCTTCCAGACACCAATATGCACTGAGAAGCCCACGACTCATGAGAAAACTACCAAAATAGCCTGCATATCACAAACAGACCCAGTGGACACACCAACAAGCTCCAAGCCAAAGTCCAAGAGAAGTCTCAGGAAAGTGGATGTAGAAGAAGAATTCTTAGCACTCAGGAAACGAACACCATCAGCAGGCAAAGCCATGCACACACCCAAACCAGCAGTAAGTGGTGAGAAAAATATCTATGCATTTATGGGAACTCCAGTGCAGAAACTGGACGTGCCAGAAAACTTAACTGGCAGCAAGAGACGGCTACAAACTCCTAAGGAAAAGGCCCAGGCTCTAGAAGACCTGGCTGGCTTTAAAGAGCTCTTCCAGACACCAGGTCACACTGAGGAATCAATAACTAACGATAAAACTGCCAAAGTAGCCTGCAAATCTTCACAACCAGACCCAGACAAAAACCCAGCAAGCTCCAAGCGACGGCTCAAGACATCCCTGGGGAAAGTGGGCGTGAAAGAAGAGCTCCTAGCAGTTGGCAAGCTCACACAGACGTCAGGggagactacacacacacacacacagccaacaGGAGATGGTAAGAGCATGGAAGCATTTACGGAGTCTCCAAAGCAGATCTTAGATTCAGCAGCAAGTCTAACTGGCAGCAAGAGGCAGCCGAGAACTCCTAAGGGAAAGTCTGAAGTCCCTGAAGACCTGGCCGGCTTCAACGAGCTCTTCCAGACACCAAGTCACACTAGGGAATCGATGACTAACGAAAAAACTACCAAAATATCCTACAGAGCTTCACAGCCAGACCCAGTGGACACCCCAACAAGCTCCAAGCCACAGCCCAAGAGAAGTCTCAGAAAAGCAGACACTGAAGAAGAATTTTTAGCATTTAGGAAACGAACGCCATCAGCAGGCAAAGCCATGCACACACCCAAACCAGCAGTAGGTGAAGAGAAAGACATCAACACACTTATGGGAACTCCAGTGCAGAAACTGGACCTGCCAGGAAATTTACCTGGCAGCAAGAGACAGCTACAAACTCGTAAGGAAAAGGCCCAGGCTCTAGAAGACCTGACTGGCTTCAGAGAGCTTTTCCAGACACCATGCACTGATAACCCCAAGACTGATGAGAAAACTACCAAAATACTCTGCAAATCTCCACAATCGGACCCAGTAGACACCCCAATAAGCACAAAGCAACGGCCCAAGAGAAGCCTCAAGAAAGCAGACACAGAGGAAGAATTTTTAGCACTCAGGAAACTAACACCATCAGCAGGCAAAGCCATGCACACGCCTAAAGCAGCAGTAGGTGAAGAGAAAGACATCAACACATTTGTGGGGACTCCAGTGCAGAAACTGGACCTGCTAGGAAATTTACCTGGCAGCAAGAGACGGCCACAAACTCCTAAAGAAAAGGCCAAGGCTCTAGAAGATCTGGCTGGCTTCAAAGAGCTCTTCCAGACACCAGGTCACACTGAGGAATCAATGACTGATGACAAAATCACAGAAGTATCCTGCAAATCTCCACAACCAGACCCAGTCAAAACCCCAACAAGCTCCAAGCGACGACTCAAGACATCCTTGGGGAAAGTAGGCGTGAAAGAAGAGGTCCTACCAGTCGGCAAGCTCACACAGACATCAGGGAAGACCacgcagacacacagagagacagcaGGAGATGGAAAGAGCATCAAAGCGTTTAAGGAATCTGCAAAGCAGATGCCGGACCCAGCAAACTGTGGAACTGGGATGAAGAGGTGGCCAAGAACACCTAAGGAAGAGGCCCAATCACTAGAAGACCTGGCCGGCTTCAAAGAGCtcttccagacaccagaccacaCTGAGGAATCAACAACTGATGACAAAACTACCAAAATAGCCTGCAAATCTCCACCACCAGAATCAATGGACACTCCAACAAGCACAAGGAGGCGGCCCAAAACGCCTTTGGGGAAAGGGGATATAGTGGAAGAGCTCTCAGCCCTGAAGAAGCtcacacagaccacacacacagacaaagtaCCAGGAGGTGAGGATAAAGGCATCAATGTGTTTAGGGAAACtgcaaaacagaaactggacccagCAGCAAGTGTAACTGGTAGCAAGAGGCAGCCAAGAACTCCTAAGGGAAAAGCCCAACCCCTAGAAGACCTGGCCGGGTTGAAAGAGCTCTTCCAGACACCAATATGCACTGACAAGCCCACAACTCATGAGAAAACTACCAAAATGGCCTGCAGATCTCCACAACCAGACCCAGTGGACACCCCAACAATCTTCAAGCCACAGTCCAAGAGAAGTCTCAGGAAAGCAGACGTAGAGGAAGAAGTCTTAGCACTTAGGAAACGAACACCATCAGTAGGGAAAGCCATGGACACACCCAAACTAGCAGGAGGTGATGAGAAAAACACGAAAGCATCTATGGGAACTCCAGTGCAGAAATTGGACCTGCCGGGAAATTTACCCGGCAGCAAAAGACGGCCACAAACTCCTAAGGAAAAGGCCCAGCCTCTAGAAGACCTGACTGGCTTCAAAGAGCTCTTCCAGACACCAGGCACTGACAAGCCCACGACTGATGAGAAAACTACCAAAATAGCTTGTAAGTCTCCACAACCAGACCCAGTGGGCACCCCAGCAAGCACAAAGCAACAGCCCAAGAGAAGCCTCAGGAAAGCAGACGTAGAGGAAGAATTTTTAGCACTCAGGAAACGAACACCATCAGCAGGCAAAGCCATGGACACACCAAAACCATCAGTAAGTGATGAGAAAGATACCAACACATTTGTGGAAACTCCAGTGCAGAAACTGGACCTGCTAGGAAATTTACCTGGCAGCAAGAGACAGCCACAGACTTGTAAGGAAAAGGCTGAGGCTCTAGAGGACCTGGCTGGCTTCAAAGAACTCTTCCAGACACCAGGTCACACTGAGGAATCAATGACTGATGACAAAATCACAGAAGTAGCCTGTAAATCTCCACAGCCAGAGTCATTCAAAACCTCAAGAAGCTCCAAGCAAAGGCTCAAGATATccgtggtgaaagtggacatgaAAGAAGAGCCCCTAGCAGTCAGCAAGCTCACACGGACGTCAGGGGAGACTACGCAAAAACACACAGAGTCAACAGGAGATAGTAAGAGCATCAAAGCATTTAAGGAGTCTCCAAAGCAGATCCTGGACCCAGCAGCAAGTGTAACTGGTAGCAGGAGGCAGCTGAGAACTCGTAAGGAAAAGGCCCGTGCTCTAGAAGACCTGGTTGACTTCAAAGAGCTCTTCTCAGCACCAGGTCACACTGAAGAGTCAATGACTGttgacaaaaacacaaaaattccctGCAAATCTCCCCCACCAGAACTAACAGACACTGCCACAAGCACAAAGAGATGCCCCAAGACACGTCTCAGGAAAGAAGTGAAAGAGAACCTCTCAGCAGTTGAGAGGCTCACGCAAACATCAGggcaaagcacacacacacacaaagaaccaGCAAGTGGTGATGAAGACATCAAAGTATTTAAGCAACGTGCAAAGAAGAAACCGAACCCAGTAGAAGAGGAACCCAGCAGGAGAAAGCCAAGAGCGCCTAAGGAAAAGGCCCAACCCCTGGAAGACCTGGCTGGCTTCAAAGAGCTCTCTGAAACATCAGGTCACACTCGGGAATCACTGACTGCTGGCAAAGCCACTAAAATACCCTGCAAATCTCCCCCACTAGAAGTAGACACCACAGCAAGCACAAAGAGGCATCTCAGGACACGTGTGCAGAAGGTACAAGTAAAAGAAGAGCCTTCAGCAGTCAAGTTCACACAAACATCAGGGGAAACCATGGATGCAGACAAAGAACCAGCAGGTGAGGATAAAGGCATCAAAGCATTGAAGGAATCTGCAAAACAGACACCGGCTCCAGTAGCAAGTGTAACTGGCAGCAGGAGACGGCCAAGAGCACCCAGGGAAAATGCCCAAGCCATAGAAGACCTAGCTGGCTTCAAAGACCCAGCACCAGGTCACACTGAAGAATCAATGACTGATGACAAAACCACTAAAATACCCTGCAAATCATCACCAGAACTAGAAGACACCGCAACAAGCTCAAAGAGACGGCCCAGGACACGTGCCCAGAAAGTAGAAGTGAAGGAGGAGCTGTTAGCAGTCGGCAAGCTCACACAAACATCAGGGGAGACCATGCACACCGACGAAGAGCCGGTAGGTGAGGGCAAAGGCATGAAAGCATTTAAGCAACCTGCAAAGCAGAAGCTGGACGCAGAAGATGTAATTGACAGCAGGAGACGGCCAAGAGCACCTAAGGAAAAGGCCCAACCTCTAGAAGTTCTGGCCAGCTTCCAAGAGCTCTCTCAAACACCAGGCCACACTGAGGAACTGGCAAATGGTGCTGCTGATAGCTTTACAAGCGCTCCAAAGCAAACACCCGACAGTGGAAAACCTCTAAAAATATCCAGAAGAGTTATTCGGGCCCCTAAAGTAGAACCCATGGGAGACCTGGTAAGCACCAGAGACCCTGTAAAATCACAAAGCAAAAGCAACACTTCCCTGCCCGCATTGCCCTTCAAGAGGGGAGGTGGCAAAGATGGAAGCGTCATGGGAACCAAGAGGCTGCGCTGCATGCCAGCGCCAGAGGAAATTGTGGAGGAGCTGCCAGCCAGCAAGAAGCAGAGGGCTGCTCCCAGGGCAAGAGGCAAATCACCTGAACCCGTGGTCATCATGAAGAGAAGTTTGAGGACTTCTGCAAAAAGAATTGAACCTGCAGAAGAGCTGAACAGCAACAACATGAAAACCAACAAAGAGGAACACAAATTACAAGACGTGGTCCCTGAAAATAAG GGAATATCCCTGCGCTCCAGACGCCAAAATAAGACTGATGTAGAACAGCAAGTAACTGAGGTCTTTGTAGTAGcagaaagaatagaaataaacagaaatgaaaagaagccCATGAAGACCTCCCCAGAGATGGACATTCAGAATCCAGATGATGGAGCCCGGAAACCCATACCTAGAGACAAAGTCAGTGAGAACAAAAGGTGCTTGAGGTCTGTTAGACAGAATGAGAGCTCCCAGCCTAAGGTGGCAGAGGAGAGCAGAGGGCAGAAGAGTGTGAGGGTTCTCATGCAGAAtcaggaagggaaaggagaagcaGGAAATTCAGACTCCATGTGTTTGAGatcaagaaagacaaaaagcCAGTCTGCAGCAAGCACTTCGGAGAGCGAATCTGCACACAGAGTAACGCGGAGCGTCAAGAGGTGTGCAGAAAATCCAAAGAAG GCTGAGGACAATGTGTGCATCAAGAAAATAAGAACCAGAAGTCATAGGGACAGTGAAGATATTTAA